The following proteins are co-located in the Gloeocapsa sp. PCC 7428 genome:
- a CDS encoding Tic20 family protein gives MAWRGSTTVWDRIFASLAYLLPLVDVVGLLLRVGIQNTIFGEFPALRVVLVPLLPLVQIYFGIPFVGLIIFFVLFLLVVRNERVSHFIRFNTMQAILITIALFLCSILVQILAPIPGATFAIATIVNTIFLGVFIAAAYAVIQSLLGRYAEIPAISDAVYMQVR, from the coding sequence ATGGCTTGGCGCGGGTCAACGACGGTTTGGGACAGAATTTTTGCGAGCCTTGCTTATTTGTTACCGCTAGTCGATGTTGTGGGGCTGTTGCTGCGTGTCGGAATCCAAAATACAATCTTTGGTGAATTCCCTGCACTCAGAGTCGTTTTAGTGCCTTTATTACCTCTAGTACAAATTTACTTTGGCATACCGTTTGTCGGACTCATTATTTTCTTTGTCTTATTCTTACTCGTGGTGAGAAACGAACGGGTGAGCCACTTTATCCGCTTCAACACGATGCAGGCAATCTTAATCACAATCGCGTTATTTTTGTGCAGTATTTTAGTGCAGATATTAGCACCAATTCCAGGCGCGACTTTTGCGATCGCTACAATCGTCAACACTATTTTTCTAGGCGTATTTATCGCCGCTGCTTACGCGGTGATCCAGTCTTTGCTTGGTCGTTATGCTGAAATTCCGGCAATATCGGACGCGGTGTATATGCAAGTCCGTTAA
- the glyA gene encoding serine hydroxymethyltransferase — protein sequence MTRNNLDFLAQTDPAVADLINSELQRQRDHLELIASENFTSAAVLAAQGSVLTNKYAEGLPGKRYYGGCEYIDGVEQLAIDRAKQLFGAAHANVQPHSGAQANFAVFLTLLEPGDTIMGMDLSHGGHLTHGSPVNVSGKWFKVCHYGVSQETEQLDYDQIRELARQHRPKLLICGYSAYPRIIDFEKFRSIADEIGAYLLADIAHIAGLIASGLHPNPIPYCDVVTTTTHKTLRGPRGGLILTRDAELGKKLDKSVFPGSQGGPLEHVIAGKAVAFGEALKPEFKTYSAQVIENARALATQLQARGFKIVSDGTDNHLMLVDLRSIGMTGKQADQLVSGVNITANKNTVPFDPESPFVTSGLRLGSPAMTTRGMGTAEFTEIGNIIADRLLRPEDESIAQACRQRVADLCDRFPLYPHLNIPVPALA from the coding sequence GTGACTCGTAATAACTTAGACTTTCTCGCCCAAACAGATCCCGCTGTTGCAGATTTAATTAACTCAGAACTTCAGCGCCAACGCGATCATCTAGAGTTAATTGCTAGCGAAAACTTTACTTCCGCAGCAGTTTTAGCCGCGCAAGGCTCTGTACTCACCAACAAATACGCCGAAGGCTTACCAGGAAAGCGTTATTACGGTGGTTGCGAGTACATCGATGGTGTTGAACAACTCGCAATTGACCGCGCTAAGCAACTTTTTGGTGCAGCCCATGCTAACGTCCAACCGCATTCTGGAGCACAAGCAAATTTTGCCGTATTTCTAACGCTGCTCGAACCTGGAGACACGATCATGGGAATGGATTTATCTCATGGCGGACATTTGACGCATGGTTCGCCCGTGAATGTCTCTGGTAAGTGGTTTAAAGTTTGCCATTACGGTGTTAGTCAAGAAACCGAGCAACTCGATTATGACCAAATCCGTGAATTAGCGCGTCAACATCGTCCTAAGTTATTAATCTGCGGCTACTCGGCGTACCCACGCATTATTGACTTCGAGAAATTTAGAAGTATTGCTGATGAAATTGGGGCTTACTTATTAGCTGATATTGCGCATATTGCTGGTTTAATTGCAAGCGGCTTACATCCTAACCCAATTCCCTACTGTGATGTTGTTACCACCACTACACACAAAACGCTGCGTGGTCCTCGCGGTGGATTGATTCTTACCCGCGATGCAGAATTAGGCAAAAAGTTAGATAAATCAGTGTTTCCTGGTAGTCAAGGAGGTCCTTTAGAACACGTCATTGCAGGGAAAGCCGTTGCTTTTGGCGAAGCACTCAAACCAGAGTTTAAAACTTATAGCGCCCAAGTTATTGAAAATGCCCGCGCTTTGGCGACACAGTTACAAGCAAGAGGTTTTAAGATTGTTTCAGATGGTACCGATAATCACTTGATGCTTGTTGATTTGCGCAGTATTGGCATGACAGGTAAGCAGGCAGATCAGTTAGTGAGTGGCGTAAATATTACTGCGAATAAAAATACAGTTCCCTTTGATCCAGAATCACCCTTTGTGACGAGTGGTTTACGCCTTGGATCGCCAGCAATGACAACACGCGGTATGGGAACTGCGGAGTTTACCGAAATTGGAAACATTATCGCCGATCGCCTGCTGCGTCCAGAAGATGAAAGCATCGCGCAAGCTTGTCGTCAACGCGTAGCAGATTTATGCGATCGCTTCCCACTCTATCCACATCTCAATATTCCAGTACCAGCGTTAGCTTAA
- a CDS encoding fumarylacetoacetate hydrolase family protein: MAQRYVRVQNQEGRIYYGLLKPSQSVQVLDAPPWLQGQPTDLHLEPDRYQILAPCAPSKIVAVGKNYADHAAEMGTDVPREPLLFLKPSTAIIPTGGEIIYPAQAQRVDYEGELALIIGDRTFSCTPTQAQNKIWGYTIANDVTARDLQQRDGQWTRAKGFDTFCPLGPWIVRELSPGARLQTFINEQAPVQSASVDQMVFPPDVLVSYISQIMTLLPGDVILTGTPVGVGPLHLGDFVVVEIEGIGRLENTVISREYTVVQPFEKA, translated from the coding sequence ATGGCGCAGCGCTACGTCCGAGTTCAAAATCAAGAGGGACGGATTTACTACGGGTTGCTCAAACCAAGCCAAAGCGTTCAGGTCCTTGATGCTCCACCGTGGTTGCAAGGTCAGCCTACGGATTTGCATTTAGAACCAGATCGCTATCAAATTCTAGCTCCGTGTGCTCCCTCTAAAATTGTTGCAGTTGGGAAAAACTATGCCGACCATGCGGCAGAAATGGGGACAGACGTACCCAGAGAACCATTACTATTTCTCAAACCTTCAACCGCAATTATTCCGACTGGCGGCGAAATCATTTATCCTGCGCAAGCGCAGCGCGTAGACTACGAAGGCGAATTAGCCTTAATTATCGGCGATCGCACTTTTAGCTGCACGCCGACGCAAGCGCAAAACAAAATTTGGGGCTACACGATTGCGAATGATGTAACAGCGCGCGATCTCCAGCAACGCGACGGTCAATGGACGCGTGCCAAAGGATTTGATACGTTCTGCCCCTTGGGTCCTTGGATAGTCCGAGAACTTAGCCCTGGAGCGCGGTTACAGACGTTTATCAACGAACAAGCACCTGTACAATCAGCAAGTGTCGATCAGATGGTGTTTCCTCCAGATGTTCTGGTGTCCTATATTAGTCAAATTATGACTCTCTTGCCTGGCGATGTTATCCTCACAGGAACACCTGTTGGTGTAGGACCGTTACACTTAGGGGATTTTGTTGTCGTCGAAATTGAGGGGATTGGTCGATTGGAAAATACCGTAATCTCTCGAGAATACACCGTCGTGCAACCATTCGAGAAAGCTTAA